CCCACCGATTGCCGTTGCCACCGAGAAGGCACAGGTGTACGCAAACGTGTTCAGCACCGCGGGTGGGTCGCCTTCGTCCCGTTTTGTCGCAAGACGGGCCACGTACTCACCGGCCCACAATCGGTTGTTCCGCTGATCCAAAAACAGCCCGGTCGACAAGCCGTCGTACAACCGAACTTCCAGCGTGCAGCGGCCCTCGCGGATCAGCAGTTCCTCCGGCAGGGGTTCACCCGCCAACGGCTGCGCCTGCGTGACGACGGCCGGCAACTCACCACCCAGCCGCGATCGGTCTCTCGCGAACGGTTTGAGGTAGATCGCCTGCACGCCCAGTGGTCGCAGGACGTCCAGCAACGCCGGCGCATCCCGGTTGGCGTCGAACGAGCGCGGCGGGCGTCCCTCGTACAAGATCAGCACCGCCCCCGGGCCGTAGACGTCGATGAACACCCCGTCGATACCGTCCGCAGCGCCCGAGAAGACCCGGTACGCCTGTGTCTGGTCAGCCTCGACCACCGCCCGCCGTCGCTCGATCGCGGCGCGCAACAGCGCCGCGGGGGCCTCTCCAGTTTCGCGTGTACGCGGGTGGTGCTGCATGGACGCGTTGTAGTACACCCGGCTGCCGGGAAAGTCACGGCAGTCTATACTTCAACGGCGCGCAACACCGTCGGCGGAACCCCTATGGCAAACATCGAACAATACTGCGACCGCTGCAGCAAACGGTTGGTCACGTTCTACAACATCCAGCCCGACGGCACGTGCGAGCACCTGAAGACCCACAGCGCTCCCGAGGCCAGCCAGATGCAGTTCAAAATTGACGAGGGCCACGACGGTGTCCGTTACCTTCACCCCATCTGCCCCAAGTGCGGCCACGAGCAGCCTACCGGCATCACCTCGCCGGGCTGAGGCATCGCGATGGAAGGCCAATGTCCTGCCCGCCGGCAGCGCTATGGCAGCACGCGAAGGTTGACGCTACGCTTTCCACACCTACCGCGAGATCATGATGATCGGCAGCAGTCGGGTCGAGACGTACATCAGGACATCAGGCAAACACCCATGAAAGTTGTCGTGACGGGCAGTGCGGGCCTTTTGGGATCGCGCGTGACAGCGGCGTTGATGGTGGACGGACATGACGTGGTCGCGACGGACGTTCGCGCCCCAGACGGTGAAGCCGCCGCCACGACGCGGGTGATCGACCTTTGCCAGATCGAGGCCGTCCGCGAGCTGGTGACCGGCGCCGACGTCGTCTGCCACTTGGGCAACCTGCCCAGCACGGTCCCGAGCGGGCGGTCGAAGGGGTACATCAACAACACGGCAGCCAACTACAACGTCTACCTGGCGGCGACGGAGGCGGGCGTTCGGCGAATCGTGTACGCGTCGAGCGTGCAGGCGTATGGGTGCTTCGGTTTTACCTCGGCCCCGGGTGACGGCAACTTCACGCCCCCGCGTTATCTGCCGCTAGACGAGGACCACCCCCTTCAGCCCGCCGACGCCTACCCGCTGAGCAAGGCCACCGGCGAGTGGATCGCCGCCAGCTTTTGCCGGGCCATTCCGGATCTAACCGCCTGGTCGCTGCGCTTCACCGGCATCCGAGTCCCCCAGCCACCACGGCCTCCCCACTTCGGCCCGCGCAATAAGCACGGGGTGTCGCCGCGATTAATGCTGGGCGGGATGTGCACGTGGGTCCACATGGACGACGCCATCCGCGCCACCGTCCTGGCCTGCGCCGCCGACCGTCCCGGGCACACGCCGTTGAACATCGTCGCGCAGACGAGCCGCCCGGCATGGACGCCCGAAGCGCTGGCCGCGCTCTATGGGTCCGTACCCGAGTTCCGGCGTCCCGTACTGCCCGAGCAATCGCTGGTTAGCGGCGATCGGGCCGAACAGCTGCTGGGCTTTCGCGCCGCACATGATGAGCCGACGATGGAGCCAGCCCAGCCCACGGTTGGTGGCTAAACCACGGGTACGCTCTCCAACCGACTCGTT
This region of Tepidisphaeraceae bacterium genomic DNA includes:
- a CDS encoding class I SAM-dependent methyltransferase, encoding MQHHPRTRETGEAPAALLRAAIERRRAVVEADQTQAYRVFSGAADGIDGVFIDVYGPGAVLILYEGRPPRSFDANRDAPALLDVLRPLGVQAIYLKPFARDRSRLGGELPAVVTQAQPLAGEPLPEELLIREGRCTLEVRLYDGLSTGLFLDQRNNRLWAGEYVARLATKRDEGDPPAVLNTFAYTCAFSVATAIGGAVTTSVDVSGRYLEWGKRNLVHNGIDPQPHRFAKMDTFEFFSYARRKSLTYDLILLDPPSFGSGSKKKGIRPWSAESDYHRLVKEAAALLRPGGVIFASTNTGALCRPGQLEREIGKALGRSSQWIALPPVPTDFARESDRFVARAFRV
- a CDS encoding NAD(P)-dependent oxidoreductase, encoding MKVVVTGSAGLLGSRVTAALMVDGHDVVATDVRAPDGEAAATTRVIDLCQIEAVRELVTGADVVCHLGNLPSTVPSGRSKGYINNTAANYNVYLAATEAGVRRIVYASSVQAYGCFGFTSAPGDGNFTPPRYLPLDEDHPLQPADAYPLSKATGEWIAASFCRAIPDLTAWSLRFTGIRVPQPPRPPHFGPRNKHGVSPRLMLGGMCTWVHMDDAIRATVLACAADRPGHTPLNIVAQTSRPAWTPEALAALYGSVPEFRRPVLPEQSLVSGDRAEQLLGFRAAHDEPTMEPAQPTVGG